GGTACAGCGGCAGCGACAGCACCTCGAGGGCGACGAACATCGTCAGCAGATCCCCGGACGCCGGGAAGACCAGCATGCCGCCCACCGCGAAGAGCATCAGGGGGAACACCTCGGTGCGGCTCACCCCCGCCGCGGTGGCCTCCCGTTCGGCGGCGGTGCCCGGGATCGCGGAGGCCTGCGGCGCGAACGCGTCGAGGCGGGCCCCGACGGTCGCGGCGGCGGCCCCCACGCCGGCGCGGTCGCGATCGATGCTGCGTTCGGCGACCAGCGCGAGCGACAGCACCGCGACGATCAGGATCGACCCCTGCAGGAACAGTGCGGGCCCGTCGATCACCACGGCGCCGGACAGGGTCGTGCCGCTGCGTCCGGCCAGGGCCACCACCGCGACGAACGCCGCCACGAGTGCAGCGAACGCGAGGACCACGTGGGTGCGGTAGCGTCCGCTCGCGGGGACGAACGCCTCGACGAGCACCCCGGCCACCGCGGCGGCGAAGACGATCAGCACGGGGGCGAGCAGACCGTAGTCGATCGGCGGGGCCGGGAGGGCCTCGGCCAGGAGCGTGACGCCGGTGGATGCGCTCATTCGGATGCACCTTCCTCCCCGGTTCCCGTCGCCGGCGGTCCGGTCTCGGCGAGCGGACGCTCGACGGGCACGGCCAGTTCCGGTTGCGGCAGGTCGATGGACACGAGGGTGTCGTCGACGGCGGGGGTGATGACGTCGAGGGCGGGCTTCGGGTAGATCCCGAGGACGAGCAGCAGCGCGAGAAGCGGTGCCACCACGACGATCTCACGTGGCACGAGGTCCGTGAGCCGCGAGCCCGGCTCGTCGGTGTCCTCCCGGGGCGGCCCGCCCATCATGCGCTGGTAGAGCCACAGCACGTACATCGCGGACAGCACGAGGGCGAGGGTCGCGATCACCGCGCCGGCCCCGTAGCGCGGGTAGGTGCCGACGAAGACGAGGAATTCGCTGACGAAGGGGGCGAGTCCCGGCAGCGACAGGGTCGCCAGACCCGCGACGAGGAAGCTGCCGGCGAGCACCGGCGCGACCTTCTGCACCCCGCCGTAGTCGGCGATGAGCCGGGTGCCGCGCCGCGAGACGAGGAAACCGGCGACGAGGAACAGTGCGGCGGTGGAGATTCCGTGGTTGACCATGTACAGCGTCGATCCGGCCTGTCCCTGCCCGGTCATCGCGAAGATGCCGAGGACGATGAACCCGAAGTGCGAGATCGAGGTGTAGGCGATCAGGCGCATCACGTCGGTCTGGCCGATCGCGAGCAGCGCCCCGTAGACGATGGCGATCACCGACAGCGTCACCACCAGGGGCGCGAAGGTCACCGCCGCGTCGGGGAACAACGGCAGGCAGAACCGCAGCATGCCGAAGGTGCCGACCTTGTCGACGACGGCCATCATGAGCACCGCGACGGCCGGTGTGGTGCGCACCGCCGCGTCGGGCAGCCAGCCGTGCAGCGGCCACAGTGGGGCCTTGACGGCGAATGCGGCGAGGAAACCGAGGAAGAGCGCCCCGAGGACCGCGGCGGCGGCGTCGAGGTCCCCGGCGGCAGCCGCGGCGGTGACGACCCGCAGGTCGAAGGTACCGACGCCGGGCTCGGTCCCCAGCCCGGACCGGGCGGTGACCACGTACAGCCCGATGAGGGCGGCGAGCATCACCAGCCCGCCGAGCAGGTTGTACAGCAGGAACTTCACCGCGGCGCGTGCCCGTTCGCCGCGGGCGGTGCCGCGGCTGCCGAATCCGCCGATGAGGAAGTACATCGGCACGAGCATCGCCTCGAAGAAGACGTAGAACAGCAGGATGTCGAGCGCGACGAAGGACACCAGCACCATGGACTCGACGAGCAGGATCAGCGCGGTGTAGGTGTGGGCGGGCCGGGCGCGGCCGTCGTCCTCGGCGCCGGGCCGGTCGTCGTGCCATCCGGCGACGAGCAGCAGCGGCACCAGCACGGCGGTGAGCAGCACGAGCACCAGCGCGATCCCGTCGACGCCGAGCCGGTAGCCGGCACCGAACGACGGGATCCACGAGGCCGATTCGACGAACTGGTACCGTGCACCGCCGGTGTCGAAGCCGGCCGCGACGAGCACGCCGACGATCAGCACGGCGAGCGACACCGCCAGTGCCAGCGCCTTCGCCGTCGCCGGCCGGTGGGTGGGCACAGCGAACACCGCGGCGGCGCCCAGCAGCGGCAGGAGCCACAGGATCGTCAGCCACGGAATGCCGTTCACCGCTCCACCCCCCGTCACAGTGTCACCAGCATCAGAGCGGCGACCACGACGGTCGCGCCGGCGAACATGTACAGCGCGTAGGACCGCACGAATCCGGTCTGCAGCCGGCGCAGGCCGCGGGAGAGCGCGCCGACGCCGGTCGCGGCGCCGGTCGTGGACCCGTCGATCGCCACGGATTCGACGCCGACGAGCGCGCGCACCAGGCCCTGGCCCGGGCGCATGACCACCGCTTCGTTCACCGCGTCGCCGTACAGATCGCGGCGGGCTGCGACGGTCAGCGCCGACACGTCCTGCGGCGCGGTCTCCGGCACCCGTTCGCGCGCGTACTGCAGGTAGGCGACCGCCACGCCCGCGGCGACGACCGCGAGGGTCAGGGCGGTGACGAGCCACACCGGCAGTCCACCCTCGTGGTGGTCGGTGCCGACGACCGGTTCGAGCCAGTGCTGCAGCGCACCGCCGAGTACCAGCAGCCCGCCGGAGAAGACCGAGCCGACGGCGAGGACGATCATCGGCCAGGTCATCACCGGGGGCGACTCGTGCGGCGCGGTGTCGGCGGCCCAGCGTTTCTCCCCGAAGAAGGTCAGGATCATCACGCGGGTCATGTAGAAGGCGGTCAGTCCCGCCCCGAGCAGCGCGGCGGCGCCCAGCACGACGCCTTCGGCGCCGCCCGCCGCGAACGCGACCTCGACGATCTTGTCCTTCGAGAAGAAGCCGGCGAAGGGCGGGACGCCGATGATGGCGAGATAGCCGAGTCCGAAGGTCGCGAAGGTGATCGGCATGACGGTGCGCAGCCCGCCGAAGCGGCGCATGTCGGTCTCGTCGTTCATCGCGTGCATCACCGAGCCGGCGCCGAGGAACAGCCCGGCCTTGAAGAAGCCGTGGGTGAGCAGGTGCAGGATCGCGAAGGCGTATCCGGCGGGGCCGAGTCCGGCGGCGAGGACCATGTACCCGATCTGGCTCATGGTCGATGCGGCGAGGGCCTTCTTGATGTCGTCCTTGGCGCAGCCGATGATCGCGCCGAACAGCAGGGTCGCGGCCCCGACGACGACCACGGCGAGTCGCGCGGCGGGGGCCGCGTCGAAGACGGTGTCGGCCCGGACGATGAGGTAGACCCCGGCGGTGACCATGGTGGCGGCGTGGATGAGCGCCGAGACCGGGGTGGGGCCCTCCATGGCGTCGCCGAGCCACGACTGCAGCGGCAGCTGCGCGGATTTCGCACAGGCGGCGAGCAGCAGGCACAGTCCGAGCGCGGTCACCGTGCCGCTGCTCGCGTCGCGCACCGCGGGGAAGACGG
This region of Rhodococcus sp. Z13 genomic DNA includes:
- the nuoL gene encoding NADH-quinone oxidoreductase subunit L — translated: MSSFTSSALWLLFALPLAGAAVLLLTGHRSDRWGHLLGCATALASFAVGAAMFVAMLGIDADERLAQQSLFAWVPVGELQVDLALRLDALSICFVLLITGVGSLIHLYSIGYMAHDAERRKFFAYLNLFLAAMLLLVLADNFLVLYLGWEGVGLASYLLIGFWQYKPTAATAAKKAFVVNRVGDMGLLVALMILFTTFGSLDFDTVFPAVRDASSGTVTALGLCLLLAACAKSAQLPLQSWLGDAMEGPTPVSALIHAATMVTAGVYLIVRADTVFDAAPAARLAVVVVGAATLLFGAIIGCAKDDIKKALAASTMSQIGYMVLAAGLGPAGYAFAILHLLTHGFFKAGLFLGAGSVMHAMNDETDMRRFGGLRTVMPITFATFGLGYLAIIGVPPFAGFFSKDKIVEVAFAAGGAEGVVLGAAALLGAGLTAFYMTRVMILTFFGEKRWAADTAPHESPPVMTWPMIVLAVGSVFSGGLLVLGGALQHWLEPVVGTDHHEGGLPVWLVTALTLAVVAAGVAVAYLQYARERVPETAPQDVSALTVAARRDLYGDAVNEAVVMRPGQGLVRALVGVESVAIDGSTTGAATGVGALSRGLRRLQTGFVRSYALYMFAGATVVVAALMLVTL
- a CDS encoding NADH-quinone oxidoreductase subunit M, which encodes MNGIPWLTILWLLPLLGAAAVFAVPTHRPATAKALALAVSLAVLIVGVLVAAGFDTGGARYQFVESASWIPSFGAGYRLGVDGIALVLVLLTAVLVPLLLVAGWHDDRPGAEDDGRARPAHTYTALILLVESMVLVSFVALDILLFYVFFEAMLVPMYFLIGGFGSRGTARGERARAAVKFLLYNLLGGLVMLAALIGLYVVTARSGLGTEPGVGTFDLRVVTAAAAAGDLDAAAAVLGALFLGFLAAFAVKAPLWPLHGWLPDAAVRTTPAVAVLMMAVVDKVGTFGMLRFCLPLFPDAAVTFAPLVVTLSVIAIVYGALLAIGQTDVMRLIAYTSISHFGFIVLGIFAMTGQGQAGSTLYMVNHGISTAALFLVAGFLVSRRGTRLIADYGGVQKVAPVLAGSFLVAGLATLSLPGLAPFVSEFLVFVGTYPRYGAGAVIATLALVLSAMYVLWLYQRMMGGPPREDTDEPGSRLTDLVPREIVVVAPLLALLLVLGIYPKPALDVITPAVDDTLVSIDLPQPELAVPVERPLAETGPPATGTGEEGASE